One Cardinium endosymbiont cEper1 of Encarsia pergandiella genomic region harbors:
- the recG gene encoding ATP-dependent DNA helicase RecG → MDDFFSRDITLLAGLDTARLLKDELSIYTYEDLLKHYPFRYEDRSHIFTIASLTPATSSVQLQGYVTKLQKIDKGKKKLVAQFEDQTGQLQLVWFHNFSWIIKKIKPNVLYRIWGKPVFLPQGSIQMMHPEVCFIAGHQKKKDNLLPLYHATEKLKRHQLDTKGIAFLQNKLLSQLSTTVEETLPNYLLTRYQLSSLKEAFQNIHFPNDESVLRQARRRLKFEELFYIQLKLLKQKQIYSTKQNGKIFNDLSLFNTFYQRHLPFHLTNGQKQAIKEIYRDIRSGKQMNRLLQGDVGSGKTIVAFLAMLMVVSSKVQVAVMAPTEILAHQHFERFRAFAQHLNLNVALLTGSTKKKEREHILYRLKVGLLPIVVGTHALLSDAVAFNELGFFIIDEQHRFGVAQRAGLLTKNQAYAPHILIMTATPIPRTLAMTFYGDLDLSTIYELPSGRKPIKTQHYYENFRLKVFQLIKEQLLLGRQIYIVYPLVEASAVLDYHNLMDGYTSVSRAFPDTTIGIVHGKMDGLTKEIEMKRFEKNETRILVATTVIEVGINVPNATVILIESAERFGLSQLHQLRGRVGRGSAQSYCILMTDYRLNKIGKKRMEVMVKTNNGFEIAELDLKLRGPGDLMGVQQSGLLNLKIADLSKDGAILEVARGIAKDIIQKDPNFQQPDHLVIHKEYTRLLASGGDWNRIG, encoded by the coding sequence ATGGATGATTTTTTCTCTAGGGATATAACTTTGCTTGCAGGACTGGATACAGCCCGTCTGCTTAAAGATGAACTCAGTATATATACCTATGAGGATCTCTTAAAACATTATCCATTTCGATACGAAGATAGAAGCCATATTTTTACAATTGCATCGCTAACGCCTGCTACTTCCAGTGTACAACTACAAGGATATGTTACTAAATTGCAAAAAATTGACAAAGGGAAAAAGAAACTGGTGGCACAGTTTGAGGACCAAACCGGACAACTGCAATTGGTATGGTTCCATAACTTTTCTTGGATTATAAAAAAAATTAAACCAAATGTATTGTACCGCATCTGGGGTAAACCTGTTTTTTTACCACAAGGCTCGATACAAATGATGCACCCAGAAGTTTGTTTTATAGCGGGTCATCAAAAAAAAAAAGATAACTTATTGCCTCTGTATCATGCTACAGAAAAATTAAAGCGGCATCAGCTAGATACAAAGGGAATTGCGTTCCTGCAAAATAAGCTGTTGAGTCAGCTCTCTACAACGGTAGAAGAAACCTTACCGAACTATTTATTAACACGTTATCAACTATCTTCTTTAAAAGAAGCTTTTCAAAATATTCATTTCCCCAATGACGAATCGGTACTGAGACAGGCCCGAAGGCGACTTAAGTTTGAGGAATTATTCTATATTCAATTAAAACTGCTTAAGCAAAAACAGATTTATTCCACCAAACAAAATGGTAAAATCTTTAATGATTTATCATTATTCAATACATTTTACCAGCGCCACTTACCCTTTCATTTGACCAATGGCCAAAAGCAGGCCATTAAAGAAATCTACCGCGACATACGTTCTGGCAAGCAGATGAACAGACTCTTACAAGGTGATGTGGGAAGCGGCAAAACGATTGTTGCTTTTTTGGCCATGTTAATGGTGGTGAGCAGCAAAGTACAGGTGGCCGTTATGGCGCCTACTGAGATTTTAGCCCATCAGCATTTTGAACGCTTTCGTGCTTTTGCACAACATCTAAATTTAAATGTTGCTTTACTGACAGGGAGTACTAAAAAAAAAGAGAGAGAACATATTTTATATCGGCTAAAAGTAGGCTTGCTTCCTATTGTGGTAGGTACCCATGCGTTGCTTAGTGATGCAGTTGCATTTAATGAACTGGGCTTTTTTATAATAGATGAACAACACCGTTTTGGTGTTGCACAACGTGCTGGTCTTTTAACTAAAAATCAAGCTTATGCGCCACATATACTGATTATGACGGCTACGCCTATTCCCAGGACCTTGGCCATGACTTTTTATGGTGACTTGGATCTTTCTACTATTTATGAGTTGCCCTCAGGGAGGAAACCTATTAAGACCCAACATTACTATGAAAATTTTCGGTTAAAAGTTTTTCAACTTATAAAAGAACAACTTCTATTGGGTAGGCAGATATACATTGTTTATCCTCTTGTGGAAGCTTCTGCTGTATTGGATTACCACAACCTTATGGATGGTTATACCTCTGTTTCTAGAGCTTTTCCAGATACTACTATTGGCATAGTACATGGAAAGATGGATGGTTTGACCAAAGAAATAGAAATGAAGCGTTTTGAAAAAAACGAGACACGTATTCTAGTGGCGACAACAGTTATAGAGGTGGGCATTAATGTACCCAATGCTACAGTAATCCTTATTGAAAGCGCAGAGCGATTTGGATTATCCCAATTGCATCAGCTGCGTGGTAGGGTAGGCCGTGGTAGTGCCCAATCATATTGTATATTGATGACCGATTATCGTTTAAATAAGATAGGAAAAAAACGAATGGAAGTAATGGTTAAAACCAATAATGGATTTGAAATAGCTGAATTGGATCTTAAACTTCGTGGTCCAGGAGATCTAATGGGCGTGCAACAAAGTGGCCTACTAAATTTAAAAATAGCTGATTTATCTAAAGATGGTGCTATTTTAGAAGTAGCACGTGGAATTGCTAAAGATATTATTCAAAAAGACCCAAATTTTCAGCAGCCTGATCATTTGGTAATTCATAAGGAATATACTAGATTACTCGCCTCGGGTGGAGATTGGAATAGGATAGGGTAA
- a CDS encoding carboxypeptidase M32: MSTYESFVERFSHIQLLRQTKRLLSWDQQTYMPAGAVDIRAKQLAYLASLAHGEATSSKYRDALAEMIDIDTEEIKLEGLSKIEASNLKQWCKDFKGTTKLPQSFVQAYYATTTTATEVWKKARATSDFDLFRPWLQKVVNLNREKANLLGYVDSPYDALIDLYEPGITSSTLSTLFEDLSSFLSAIVKKTDGKDSPYKVCFDHCFHQEAQMRFNHLLLKTIGISGENTRLDCSAHPFCSGIHPSDVRITTNLAGGLLQNIFAVLHESGHALYELGLSKEGWATPYGQSVSMGVHESQSRWWEVMVGQSLPFWSYMYPIFQKHFLHFNELSLADFYQHINHVQTSFIRIYADEVTYPLHIILRFELEKALIEGTMDVSDVPEMWNVKMQALLGITPKNDAEGCLQDIHWSSGYFGYFPTYALGNIYAVQYFAAFVQSFPDWDLKVREGSFSFMKDWLYDHIHQFGRMYNPMEIMQRVTGHPISTQPYKDYIRRKYQNLSK; the protein is encoded by the coding sequence ATGTCAACATACGAAAGTTTTGTAGAAAGATTTAGCCATATTCAGTTGCTTCGTCAGACAAAAAGACTATTATCATGGGATCAGCAAACCTATATGCCCGCTGGTGCGGTTGATATACGTGCCAAGCAACTTGCTTATCTGGCCAGCCTAGCGCATGGGGAAGCAACCAGTAGTAAATACCGAGATGCCTTGGCAGAAATGATTGATATAGATACAGAAGAAATTAAGTTAGAAGGCTTATCTAAAATAGAAGCATCCAATCTTAAGCAGTGGTGTAAGGATTTTAAGGGGACTACTAAGTTGCCACAATCTTTTGTTCAGGCATACTATGCTACTACCACTACTGCAACAGAAGTATGGAAAAAGGCTAGGGCAACTTCTGATTTTGATTTATTCCGTCCTTGGTTGCAAAAGGTGGTGAATCTTAATCGAGAGAAAGCCAATCTACTAGGCTATGTAGATAGTCCCTATGATGCATTAATTGATTTGTATGAACCTGGTATAACCTCTTCTACTTTATCCACTCTTTTTGAAGACCTATCTTCTTTTTTATCTGCTATCGTAAAAAAAACAGATGGAAAAGATAGTCCCTATAAGGTATGTTTTGACCATTGTTTTCACCAAGAAGCACAAATGCGGTTCAACCATTTGCTCTTAAAGACCATAGGCATTAGTGGTGAAAATACTAGGTTAGACTGTTCTGCACATCCTTTTTGTTCGGGTATACATCCTTCTGATGTAAGGATCACTACAAATCTAGCAGGTGGATTATTGCAGAATATTTTTGCTGTTTTACATGAAAGTGGCCATGCACTTTATGAATTGGGCCTTTCTAAAGAAGGCTGGGCTACACCTTACGGCCAAAGTGTGTCGATGGGGGTCCATGAAAGTCAATCCAGGTGGTGGGAAGTGATGGTAGGTCAGTCTCTTCCTTTTTGGTCCTATATGTACCCTATCTTTCAAAAACATTTTCTCCATTTTAACGAGCTATCACTTGCTGATTTTTACCAACACATCAATCATGTACAGACTTCTTTTATTCGTATTTATGCGGACGAAGTAACCTATCCATTGCATATTATCCTTAGGTTTGAGCTAGAAAAAGCATTGATAGAAGGGACCATGGATGTATCAGATGTGCCAGAGATGTGGAATGTGAAGATGCAAGCGCTTTTGGGGATTACACCTAAAAATGATGCGGAAGGATGTTTACAAGATATTCATTGGTCTTCAGGTTATTTTGGTTATTTTCCAACTTATGCATTGGGTAATATCTATGCGGTTCAATACTTTGCTGCTTTTGTTCAATCTTTTCCAGACTGGGATCTAAAAGTAAGGGAAGGATCATTTTCCTTTATGAAGGATTGGTTGTATGACCATATTCATCAATTTGGTAGAATGTATAATCCCATGGAAATTATGCAACGTGTTACCGGTCATCCTATATCTACGCAACCCTATAAGGATTATATTAGGAGGAAATATCAAAATTTGTCTAAATAA
- a CDS encoding FtsL-like putative cell division protein: MDVNGRKENTYKPIKRFTLFGRLEKKLGLKGISLDTPYYVFRLLYLFFLGLLYVWNTHYHEKILHRIHQLQPIVDGLRVKHMQLQSSYMFDSKQSEVAKKVAPLAIYESKTPPYTIKANKKSDAY; this comes from the coding sequence ATGGATGTTAATGGTAGAAAGGAAAATACCTATAAACCTATTAAAAGATTCACTTTATTTGGTCGGTTAGAAAAAAAGTTGGGTTTAAAAGGCATCTCTTTAGATACGCCTTATTATGTATTTCGTCTGTTATACCTTTTCTTTTTAGGATTGCTTTATGTTTGGAATACGCATTACCATGAAAAGATTTTGCATAGAATCCATCAGCTTCAGCCTATAGTAGATGGGCTTCGTGTGAAACATATGCAGTTACAGTCTAGTTATATGTTTGACAGTAAGCAATCTGAAGTAGCTAAAAAGGTTGCACCATTGGCCATTTATGAAAGTAAAACCCCCCCTTACACCATTAAAGCCAATAAAAAAAGTGACGCATACTAA
- a CDS encoding penicillin-binding transpeptidase domain-containing protein, which produces MKVKPPLTPLKPIKKVTHTKAILLRARIVFLFVVFFVGVVIWKIVHLQFLEVDKWRHRAKVAQLEYRPILATRGNIYADDGALLATSLPFYRVALDPVLASDLCFKTGIDPLSQALSDFYKTHPPDYYKKLIIDARARKRRYLLLDQGYITYEEKKMMSRWPIFSQGRFKGGVIFQAQYKRYNPFKELARRTIGMDRETHGYGLEYSFNQALKGVDGKALYQKVVGGKKGVDEKTLYQKVVGGNWKRVPEGTVIPPIHGCDLVTTLDINLQDVAQSSLLTVLEQTNAQNGCAIVMEVSTGAIKAIANLSRTESGRYIEAYNYAIGNQGRVEPGSIFKLASMLALLEETRWPLAKPIDTGQGVVRFYNRPMKDVKKGGYGLLTLQEVFEKSSNVGISMAINQIFGADPQKFMHYMEQLGMHQPLGIELAGEGKPYMITPKSKMWSGVALPWLSIGYNLQVTPLQMLVLYNAVANNGKMVKPMFVQHIQLAHGVIKNFPITVLKEKICSDETLHKLQVMLEGTVEKGLAQRIKHGFYKIAGKTGTAQKLVNGRYTDHHLTSFAGYFPADRPYYSCIIVVDDPQGATFRFGSEVPAPIFKNIVDRIAGKDLQARKPINGSVGPYPTLLSNVGNTHELRFLYQSLHFPLPEHDIVPNWGSMQISPTGVNFQPCHNPSPKEVPYVLHMKLRDALFLLEEHGLKVTVVGNIHGTVSKQSKVMDNHMTILLK; this is translated from the coding sequence ATGAAAGTAAAACCCCCCCTTACACCATTAAAGCCAATAAAAAAAGTGACGCATACTAAGGCAATTTTATTACGTGCCAGAATAGTTTTTCTTTTTGTTGTATTTTTTGTCGGCGTCGTTATATGGAAAATAGTACATTTACAGTTTTTAGAAGTAGATAAGTGGCGCCATCGTGCCAAAGTGGCACAATTAGAATATAGACCTATTCTGGCCACCAGAGGTAATATTTATGCCGATGATGGCGCTTTATTGGCCACTTCTCTTCCCTTTTATAGGGTTGCTTTAGACCCTGTTCTGGCTTCAGATCTCTGTTTTAAGACAGGAATAGATCCACTTAGCCAAGCATTGTCTGATTTTTATAAAACGCATCCTCCTGATTACTACAAAAAGTTAATTATAGATGCGCGTGCCAGAAAACGGAGATACCTACTGTTGGATCAAGGATACATCACCTATGAAGAAAAGAAGATGATGAGTCGTTGGCCTATTTTTAGTCAAGGTAGGTTTAAGGGAGGGGTGATTTTTCAAGCGCAATACAAACGGTACAATCCCTTTAAAGAATTGGCCAGGCGTACCATTGGCATGGACAGGGAAACACATGGCTATGGTCTAGAATATTCCTTTAACCAAGCATTAAAAGGAGTAGATGGAAAAGCACTTTATCAGAAAGTAGTAGGTGGCAAGAAAGGAGTAGATGAAAAGACACTTTATCAGAAAGTGGTAGGTGGCAATTGGAAAAGGGTTCCCGAAGGTACCGTGATACCACCTATACATGGATGTGATTTGGTAACTACACTAGATATCAATTTACAAGATGTAGCCCAGAGCAGTTTGTTAACCGTTCTTGAGCAAACAAATGCGCAAAACGGTTGTGCAATTGTAATGGAGGTTTCTACTGGGGCTATTAAAGCAATTGCTAATTTATCTCGCACAGAATCTGGAAGATACATAGAAGCCTATAACTATGCCATAGGCAATCAAGGTAGAGTAGAACCGGGTTCAATTTTTAAGTTGGCATCTATGTTGGCTTTATTAGAAGAAACCAGATGGCCGCTTGCTAAGCCAATAGATACGGGTCAGGGGGTAGTGCGATTTTATAACAGACCGATGAAAGATGTTAAAAAAGGAGGATATGGGTTGCTTACCCTGCAAGAAGTATTTGAAAAATCATCTAATGTGGGTATATCTATGGCGATTAATCAAATTTTTGGTGCAGATCCTCAAAAATTTATGCATTATATGGAGCAGTTGGGTATGCACCAACCATTAGGGATTGAGCTAGCTGGAGAAGGAAAACCTTATATGATTACTCCTAAAAGCAAAATGTGGAGTGGCGTAGCACTTCCATGGCTTTCTATTGGTTACAACTTACAGGTAACCCCACTTCAGATGTTGGTACTGTATAACGCAGTAGCCAATAATGGTAAAATGGTCAAACCTATGTTTGTGCAACATATACAATTAGCCCATGGCGTCATTAAAAATTTTCCAATCACGGTCTTAAAAGAAAAGATCTGTTCAGATGAAACCTTGCATAAGCTACAAGTTATGTTAGAGGGGACGGTAGAAAAGGGGCTTGCACAACGCATTAAGCATGGATTTTATAAAATAGCTGGAAAGACAGGTACTGCTCAAAAATTGGTGAATGGAAGGTATACCGACCACCACCTGACCTCATTTGCTGGTTATTTTCCAGCAGATCGTCCCTATTATAGTTGCATTATTGTAGTAGATGATCCGCAAGGTGCAACCTTTCGTTTTGGTTCAGAAGTACCTGCACCTATATTTAAAAATATTGTGGATAGAATAGCTGGGAAAGATTTGCAGGCAAGAAAACCCATTAATGGGTCTGTAGGGCCATATCCAACCTTACTTTCTAATGTAGGGAATACCCATGAACTCCGTTTTTTATACCAATCTTTGCATTTCCCTCTACCTGAACATGATATAGTCCCAAATTGGGGCAGTATGCAGATCAGTCCTACAGGTGTAAACTTTCAGCCATGCCACAATCCATCTCCAAAAGAAGTACCCTATGTATTGCATATGAAGCTACGTGATGCACTCTTTTTATTAGAAGAACATGGCCTTAAAGTTACAGTAGTGGGTAATATACATGGTACAGTATCCAAACAATCTAAAGTAATGGATAACCATATGACTATTTTATTAAAGTAA
- a CDS encoding UDP-N-acetylmuramoyl-L-alanyl-D-glutamate--2,6-diaminopimelate ligase: MHHLQQLLVGISVKKIWGSTDLSVQSICFDSRKAVPHSCFIAINGSQLDGHGYISMAIAAGSSVVVCEWLPESIQENITYIVVYSTAKALGIMAANFYEQPSKKLTLVAVTGTNGKTTIVHLLYHVVRKMGYKAGMFSTIYNKVLDQTYPASHTTPDPLQLQSFLHLMVASGCQYCFMEASSHAIVQERLAGLYFRGAIFTNITHEHLDYHLNFSQYIQAKKKLFDHLPATAFALMNQQDKHSPVLLQNCKAQKFTFSLRDVADFRAKIVTNTLHGLELALPLAHQSIWFQLLGAFNASNLLAAYGTAQLLGLNNEESLVALSAIPPVLGRMNRVHHGKSQQVIIDYAHTPDALQKVMDTLHAIRPAGSRLIAIMGCGGNRDQQKRAIIGKILSQNSDIAIFTSDNPRQEDPQEIINAMQQGVPKAAFPKVLHIVDRAMAIKTACLLAHANDLILIAGKGHQYYEEIKGIKYPFFEAKIVQEILGDAKAV; the protein is encoded by the coding sequence ATGCACCATCTTCAACAGCTTCTAGTAGGTATTTCTGTAAAAAAAATATGGGGTTCAACTGACCTATCTGTACAAAGTATTTGTTTTGATAGCCGTAAAGCAGTACCCCATTCTTGTTTTATTGCTATAAATGGTAGCCAATTGGATGGACATGGCTACATATCAATGGCCATAGCAGCAGGTAGTAGCGTTGTTGTATGCGAATGGCTGCCTGAGTCGATTCAGGAAAATATAACCTATATAGTGGTCTATTCTACCGCTAAAGCACTGGGGATCATGGCTGCTAATTTTTACGAACAGCCCAGTAAAAAACTAACTTTGGTAGCAGTTACTGGTACAAATGGTAAAACCACTATTGTACACTTATTGTATCATGTGGTGCGCAAAATGGGCTATAAAGCTGGTATGTTTTCTACTATATACAATAAGGTTTTAGATCAAACCTATCCCGCTAGCCATACCACGCCAGATCCTTTGCAATTGCAGTCATTCTTGCATCTTATGGTAGCATCGGGTTGCCAATATTGTTTTATGGAAGCAAGTTCACATGCTATAGTCCAAGAAAGGTTAGCAGGCCTCTATTTTAGAGGTGCTATTTTTACCAATATTACCCATGAACATTTGGACTATCATCTTAACTTTTCACAATATATTCAGGCTAAAAAAAAACTATTTGACCATTTGCCTGCTACTGCTTTTGCCCTTATGAACCAGCAAGACAAACACAGTCCGGTACTGCTTCAGAATTGTAAGGCTCAAAAGTTTACTTTTTCACTTCGAGACGTTGCTGATTTTAGAGCAAAAATAGTGACCAATACTTTACATGGGCTAGAGTTAGCCTTACCCTTAGCCCATCAATCGATATGGTTTCAACTACTGGGTGCATTTAATGCCAGTAATCTGTTGGCTGCTTATGGTACCGCTCAGTTATTGGGATTAAACAACGAAGAAAGTTTGGTAGCGCTTTCAGCAATTCCTCCTGTTTTGGGAAGAATGAATCGGGTGCACCATGGAAAATCGCAACAAGTTATAATAGACTATGCCCATACGCCAGATGCCCTTCAAAAAGTAATGGATACGTTGCATGCCATCCGCCCTGCTGGCAGCAGGCTTATTGCCATTATGGGGTGTGGAGGCAATCGTGACCAACAAAAACGGGCAATCATTGGAAAGATTCTATCTCAAAATAGTGATATCGCTATATTTACGAGTGATAATCCAAGACAAGAAGATCCACAAGAAATTATCAATGCGATGCAACAAGGTGTACCTAAAGCAGCCTTTCCGAAAGTGCTCCATATCGTAGATAGAGCGATGGCGATTAAAACAGCTTGTTTACTGGCGCACGCAAACGATCTAATTTTAATAGCAGGGAAAGGCCATCAATATTATGAAGAAATCAAAGGGATAAAATATCCTTTTTTTGAAGCAAAAATTGTTCAAGAAATTTTGGGCGATGCAAAAGCAGTTTAG